A region from the Mycolicibacterium litorale genome encodes:
- the recD gene encoding exodeoxyribonuclease V subunit alpha, producing MIAFADAEVFEPADVHVARRLTALAGEDDESVALAVAFAVRALRNGSVCVDLRSLASQVGMPELPWPEPSTWLAAVRASALTGTPPVLRFYGDALYLDRYWREEQQVCDDVLALLKSASAGEVPGLDRLFPAEDFPEQRVAAGIALSQSLTVLTGGPGTGKTTTVARLLALLAEQAALQNRPPLRIALAAPTGKAAARLLEAVHLQIAELDPVDRDRLPELTASTLHRLLQRRRGSSSRFRHHRENRLPHDVIVVDETSMVSLTLMARLLEAVRPDSRLVLVGDADQLASVEAGAVLADLVDGLGARDDVRIARLVTSHRFGAPIGALASAIRDGQTDRVIGLLRDGGPGIEWVDTDNPGERLRRVLVPHALRLREAAILGDAQAALATLDEHRLLCAHRRGPYGVRHWNRQVERWLTDATGEPIWSEWYAGRPLLVTANDYGLQLYNGDTGVTVVRDDGLAAVVGAGSGPVEFSTSRLADVETVHAMTIHKSQGSQAQEVTVLLPDEESRLLTRELFYTAVTRAKQTVRVVGSEAAVRAAIERRVVRASGLGARLAGSRRDQA from the coding sequence ATGATCGCGTTCGCCGACGCGGAGGTGTTCGAACCCGCCGACGTCCACGTGGCGCGGCGGCTCACCGCACTGGCCGGCGAGGACGACGAATCCGTTGCCCTCGCCGTCGCATTCGCGGTGCGCGCGTTACGCAACGGATCGGTGTGTGTGGACCTGCGATCGCTCGCGTCCCAGGTCGGTATGCCGGAGCTGCCGTGGCCGGAACCGTCGACGTGGCTGGCGGCGGTGCGGGCCAGTGCGCTGACGGGCACACCGCCGGTGTTGAGGTTCTACGGCGATGCGTTGTACCTCGACCGGTACTGGCGAGAAGAGCAGCAGGTGTGCGACGACGTGCTCGCGCTGCTGAAGTCGGCGTCGGCCGGTGAGGTACCCGGTCTCGACCGCCTGTTTCCCGCCGAGGACTTCCCCGAGCAGCGCGTCGCCGCCGGAATCGCGCTGTCGCAGTCGCTCACGGTGTTGACCGGCGGACCGGGCACCGGCAAGACGACGACGGTGGCGCGGCTGCTGGCGCTGCTGGCCGAACAGGCGGCGCTGCAGAACCGGCCGCCGCTGCGGATCGCGCTGGCGGCGCCGACCGGTAAGGCCGCGGCGCGGCTACTCGAGGCGGTGCACCTGCAGATCGCTGAACTGGACCCGGTGGACCGCGACCGGCTGCCCGAGTTGACGGCGTCGACGCTGCACCGGTTGCTGCAGCGGCGCCGGGGTAGTTCGTCGCGGTTCCGGCACCACAGGGAGAACCGGCTACCGCACGACGTGATCGTCGTCGACGAGACGTCGATGGTGTCGCTGACGCTGATGGCCCGGCTGCTGGAGGCCGTTCGGCCCGACAGCCGGCTGGTTCTGGTGGGCGACGCCGACCAGTTGGCGTCGGTGGAGGCCGGTGCGGTCCTGGCGGACCTCGTCGACGGGCTGGGTGCGCGCGACGACGTTCGGATCGCCCGGCTGGTCACGTCGCACCGGTTCGGCGCGCCGATCGGGGCGCTGGCATCGGCGATCCGCGACGGGCAGACCGATCGCGTGATCGGCCTGCTGCGCGACGGCGGCCCAGGGATCGAATGGGTGGACACCGACAACCCTGGTGAGCGGTTGCGCAGAGTGCTTGTGCCGCACGCCCTGCGGTTGCGGGAGGCGGCGATCCTCGGGGATGCCCAGGCGGCGTTGGCGACTCTCGACGAGCACCGGCTGCTGTGCGCGCATCGGCGCGGGCCCTACGGGGTGCGGCACTGGAACCGGCAGGTGGAGCGCTGGCTGACCGATGCGACCGGGGAGCCGATCTGGTCGGAGTGGTACGCGGGGCGGCCGCTGCTGGTGACGGCGAACGACTACGGGCTGCAGCTGTACAACGGGGACACCGGGGTGACCGTAGTGCGCGACGACGGGCTGGCGGCGGTGGTGGGCGCGGGGTCAGGGCCGGTCGAGTTCTCGACGAGCCGGTTGGCCGACGTGGAGACCGTGCACGCGATGACGATCCACAAGAGCCAGGGCAGCCAGGCGCAGGAGGTGACGGTGCTGCTGCCGGACGAGGAGTCACGGCTGCTGACCCGCGAGCTGTTCTACACCGCGGTGACCCGGGCGAAGCAGACGGTGCGGGTGGTCGGATCGGAGGCCGCGGTGCGCGCCGCGATCGAACGACGCGTCGTGCGGGCCTCGGGTCTGGGTGCGCGGCTCGCCGGCTCGCGCCGAGATCAGGCGTGA
- a CDS encoding NYN domain-containing protein, with protein MGHTGAVTEPGATRVAVYLDFDNIVISRYDQVNGRNSFQRDKTKAAEEFAEKLQRATVDVGAVIDFASSFGTLVLTRAYADWSSDVNANYQGQLVARAVDLVQLFPAAAYGKNGADIRLAVDAVEDMFRLPDLTHVVIVGGDSDYIALAQRCKRLGRYVVGIGVAGASSRSLAAACDEFVTYDALPGVPVPQPDPPPAEATPKKRGRRRATDDDEPDPQAGATALLTRALQIGLEKDDADWLHNSAVKAQMKRMDPSFSEKSLGFKSFSDFLRSRQDLVELDESSTTRMVRLRGPGDS; from the coding sequence ATGGGCCACACTGGAGCGGTGACGGAACCGGGAGCCACACGCGTCGCGGTGTACCTCGACTTCGACAACATCGTGATCTCGCGGTACGACCAGGTCAACGGCCGGAACTCGTTCCAGCGGGACAAGACGAAGGCCGCCGAGGAGTTCGCGGAGAAGCTGCAGCGTGCCACGGTCGACGTCGGCGCGGTCATCGACTTCGCCTCGTCCTTCGGCACGCTGGTGCTGACCCGGGCGTACGCGGACTGGTCGTCGGACGTCAACGCGAACTACCAGGGCCAACTGGTCGCGCGCGCCGTCGACCTGGTGCAGCTGTTCCCGGCCGCCGCGTACGGCAAGAACGGCGCCGACATCCGCCTGGCGGTCGACGCGGTCGAGGACATGTTCCGGCTGCCCGACCTCACGCATGTGGTGATCGTCGGCGGCGACTCGGACTACATCGCGCTGGCGCAACGCTGTAAACGGCTCGGCCGCTACGTGGTGGGCATCGGGGTGGCCGGCGCGTCGAGCCGCTCGCTGGCCGCCGCGTGCGACGAGTTCGTCACCTATGACGCGCTGCCCGGTGTGCCGGTTCCCCAGCCCGATCCGCCACCGGCCGAGGCGACCCCGAAGAAGCGCGGACGGCGCCGCGCCACCGACGACGACGAACCGGATCCGCAGGCGGGCGCCACCGCACTGCTGACCCGGGCGCTGCAGATCGGCCTGGAGAAGGACGACGCCGACTGGCTGCACAACTCGGCGGTCAAAGCGCAGATGAAGCGGATGGATCCGTCGTTCTCCGAGAAATCGCTCGGCTTCAAATCGTTCAGCGACTTTCTGCGCTCACGCCAGGACCTCGTCGAGCTCGACGAGAGCTCGACCACGCGGATGGTGCGGCTGCGGGGCCCCGGCGACTCATGA
- a CDS encoding STAS domain-containing protein, translated as MPSIDHLTFSTEWLAPYEVRITVAGSVDAANAATLEEYVLRRGANSRRLTLDMTGVDFLSTAGFSVLCVISERCVRANVDWTLVSNPTVRRVLDVCDPHLTLPLAS; from the coding sequence ATGCCTTCCATCGATCACCTGACCTTCTCCACCGAATGGCTCGCCCCCTACGAGGTCCGCATCACCGTCGCCGGATCCGTCGACGCCGCGAACGCCGCCACCCTCGAGGAATACGTGCTGCGCCGCGGTGCGAACTCGCGCCGCCTGACCCTCGACATGACCGGTGTGGACTTCCTGTCCACCGCGGGGTTCTCCGTACTGTGCGTGATCAGCGAGCGGTGCGTGCGCGCCAACGTCGACTGGACGCTGGTGAGCAACCCGACCGTGCGCCGGGTGCTCGACGTCTGCGACCCGCACCTCACATTGCCGCTGGCTTCCTGA